One Ogataea parapolymorpha DL-1 chromosome VI, whole genome shotgun sequence DNA window includes the following coding sequences:
- a CDS encoding DNA-directed RNA polymerases I and III subunit RPAC1 produces the protein MSNIINIEHDRVSNTTATDFPGYSANGEYAWDLENFKKNFQLNISYLTQRTANFDLVGLDTSIANAFRRIMIAEVPSVAAEYVYIFNNTSVIQDEVLAHRIGLVPLKVDPDMLTWIDPNAEEEDKFTDENTIVLSLDVACTKNPNAVPGNNDPENLYRNSNVYARDLKFEPNGRQVTQFANCPVVPCDPDILIAKLRPNQEISLRVHCVLGIGADHAKFSPVSTASYRLLPTIDILEPITGDDAVKFQKCFPSGVIGIDSNGAAYVADARKDTVSREVLRHKEFEGKVKLGRKRDHFIFNVESTGAMPPEEIFYKSIRVLKTKAEYLRNCPIGNM, from the coding sequence aTGTCCAATATCATTAACATCGAGCACGATCGGGTTAGTAATACCACGGCGACCGACTTCCCAGGATACTCTGCGAACGGAGAGTATGCTTGggatctggaaaatttcaagaagaacttcCAGCTCAATATCTCCTACCTCACTCAGAGAACTGCAAACTTTGACTTGGTGGGGCTTGACACATCTATTGCCAATGCTTTCCGTCGTATCATGATTGCTGAGGTGCCTTCCGTTGCAGCAGAGTATGTGTACATCTTTAATAACACGTCGGTCATCCAGGACGAAGTTCTCGCTCATAGAATCGGTCTGGTGCCTTTGAAGGTCGATCCCGACATGCTGACCTGGATCGACCCAAAtgccgaggaggaagataaGTTCACAGACGAAAACACGATCGTCCTATCGCTGGATGTGGCATGCACGAAAAACCCGAATGCCGTCCCTGGAAACAACGACCCAGAGAATCTATACAGAAATTCCAACGTTTATGCCAGGGATCTGAAATTTGAGCCAAACGGACGCCAGGTCACCCAGTTCGCTAACTGCCCTGTTGTTCCTTGCGATCCAGACATCTTGATTGCCAAACTGCGTCCCAACCAGGAGATTTCACTCAGAGTTCACTGTGTTCTGGGCAttggagctgatcacgCCAAATTCTCTCCAGTCAGCACTGCATCCTATAGATTGCTTCCAACGATTGACATACTCGAGCCAATAACGGGTGACGACGCGGTGAAGTTCCAGAAATGCTTCCCTTCCGGTGTTATTGGCATTGACTCCAACGGTGCAGCATACGTTGCCGACGCTAGAAAAGATACCGTTTCGAGGGAAGTTTTGAGACACAAGGAGTTTGAAGGAAAGGTGAAGCTGGGCCGGAAAAGAGATCATTTCATATTCAACGTTGAGTCAACAGGCGCCATGCCTCCAGAAGAGATCTTCTACAAATCTATCAGAGTTCTCAAGACAAAGGCCGAGTACTTGCGTAACTGTCCTATTGGAAATATGTAA
- a CDS encoding putative membrane protein — protein sequence MKIRAELERQLSMNDERVIKARKIEHRKNLTTRLDVSCYLALIILYLADENLILLLLRGFQQFMLGHPPNSIEASAVLTPAIQRILAQKVLSLGLAFNVLGLIVHIAFSARGGLGQGISYGAYIINIMGENRFEGWFHKLLYLLLWDFVLVALQFSLYSMNFVKQDLNSAEDSDVVASIDVVKVVQYVNLIERAQAPTPSLSEMMPRLGV from the coding sequence ATGAAAATACGAGCGGAACTGGAAAGACAACTTTCGATGAACGATGAACGGGTCATAAAAGCAAGGAAAATAGAACACAGGAAGAATCTTACCACAAGGCTCGACGTCTCATGCTATCTGGCGCTCATAATACTCTATCTTGCTGATGAGAACCTCATACTACTCTTGTTGCGAGGCTTCCAGCAGTTCATGCTTGGCCATCCACCAAACAGCATAGAAGCGTCAGCAGTGCTTACGCCAGCGATTCAGCGGATATTGGCACAGAAAGTGTTGTCATTGGGGCTGGCCTTCAACGTGTTAGGCCTGATAGTCCATATTGCATTTTCAGCGCGCGGAGGTTTGGGCCAAGGCATATCGTACGGTGCATACATTATAAACATTATGGGGGAGAACAGGTTCGAAGGATGGTTTCACAAGCTGCTGTACCTGCTGTTGTGGGACTTTGTGCTGGTGGCATTGCAATTCTCGCTCTACAGCATGAACTTTGTCAAGCAGGATTTGAACAGTGCAGAGGACAGCGATgtcgtcgcgtcgatcgacgtcgTGAAGGTAGTCCAGTACGTGAATCTTATAGAACGCGCGCAAGCACCAACACCGTCATTGAGCGAGATGATGCCGCGACTGGGGGTCTGA